From the genome of Diabrotica virgifera virgifera chromosome 8, PGI_DIABVI_V3a:
atttgaaaattcgagattttgttgggaaaacccacattttccgaggaaaattttcgtcggagcaaataaAACaagcctctatgtagaattaaattggggtgaatttttatttgagtgtttttggtgtaaagttaaaatcttcggagttatagaccaataattgaaaaaaacacgatgtgggggcgccattttgttaataaaaaaagtagcacactatctgcggactttgcatacctatattaataatatataggatcttataattcgatttcagcaataaaattgctggtaaataacccttctttgtactttactaattagaccagcgtattataactatttttttttcaaaatttaaagattatgcaaaaaaagggaaatttatattttgtcgataaaatattaaataagcatctcatctttataatctttataagtttgatcaatgtatcatgattattttggttattattgcgatcgtaaattgttaattaacaactgaattgttgctaaaatattcgtttaattttcaccggcttctggaattacaatctataccaaaaaagctttgatgtcactaagttatttaattattgattaataattacatacctaaaattttatttgaaaattagagtttttgttaggacaacccgcattttccgaggaaaattttcgtcggagcaaatcgtgaaaaacatctatgcagaatttaattgcggtgaatttttatttgggtgtttttgttgcaaagttaaaatcttcggagttatagagcaataattgaaaaaaaatacgatttgtcggcgccattttgtttataaaaaaagtagcacactatctgcggactttgcatacctatattattaatatataggatcttataattcgattccagcaataaaattgctggtaaataacttttccatgaattttgctaattagcccagagtaaatgtgcaacatcttcacgtctgccccacccctaaaaatttttatataggcGCCcgtgttctggagatatttaaaaaaaaactgattaCAGgggccatcttcaaagagctctagctcccttaggaaacattttcggactaggtgaattggttagattgtcttaaaattacctgaggaatctccggtcttcgtttgtcagaagagcttctggacaccctgtataatttaatcTGAAACTTGTTAGAAACATAGATATCGCCATTCATGATGAAGTGGTGCAAACGACGTACCTGCACCTCGAGTGACATGACACCCGCACCTACGAAACGATCGAGAACTCAGCATTCGCTTAGTGGCCTAGTAGATGGCGCCACTATCGCAAGAGAAATCTACTATCGTGTAGTACATTTTCATAGACGGTTACTGTCAAAATTTCAGCCAAAGCGGACTCGTAGTTTTGTTTATATCCTGATTTAATTTTGAGCAAGAGAACGTAATAGGTGCCGCATTTGCTCACTCTGGACAACCAGCCCAACCGTGAGACCAATTCAGAGCAGTTTAACGGTGTTTAAGCGCAATCTGGAGAAATTTCTGTGTCGTTTCGTGGCCGTCGACGAAACATGTATCCAATGGTAAACAACAGAGACCAAGGAAAAGTCGAAAGAGTGAAATTCACCTGCCGAACGTTCTCCGGAGAAGGCGAATATTGTCCTATCGACCGGAAAGGTTATGGTCATCGTTTTCTGGAATTCATAATGTGTGATCTACATCGACACTCTAAAGAGGGACAAAAAGGTCTTTACTATTAAACGCAGAATTGCAGAAAAAACGGCCCCTTTGCTGAAGAAAAAAGGGCTCTTCCACCATGAAAACATATCGGCTCACACCACTGCCGTCGCCACGGCCAAATTTTACTACGAACTGATgccccatccaccgtattctccagatttggcagCGGAggacttctttttgtttccaaacttcaAACCTCGCCGGGTTTGAGTCGAATGTGGTCATCGCCGCCATGGAGACCCACTTTGCAAACTAtgagaaaatgtatttttcagacgggttaaagaagttggAGCATCGTTTGGTCAAGTGTTACAAGCTTACACAATTGACACGAGCGGCTCAAACCAAGTGCGGAAGTGCGATTAAAAGTTATTCTTGTCTTTTTCTTAATGTGCCATAATCAATTCTGAACATGAGCAACCACTCTGCATATATCTGTGTTGTGTATCATTAAGTGTACGAGATCTACAGAATGTTAAATCCGAATGACTAAGTATATGTAGAAGAGCTGTACTAGACAGAGTAAGACGTCGTGGTTTGTGAGGGCCTTCTAAGCATCGGCCTAACATTATACTTTTTGACTTTTATACTGATCTTCGAAGCTATATCATTGAGCACCAATGACAGATACACTCACTTCTGAAGTATCTAGGTGCAGCTCCTCTAGAGTGACAAAGTTTCAGAAATAAACACTTTCTAAACACtacaagatttaaaaaaatggatCTATGGATCATTTTTTCCGTCAGTGTAAACTTGTGAAGTCGAGTTAAAGCTAGATTTAAATGTCCTTTATATAAAGAGTTACagaaaaatttatattaattCATGTGAGTAACAATCCAGATGAGACGATAACCGTTTTTTTAAGAAGACATTAAACAAACTTCCTAATCGATAATAAAATGGCAGGACGCCAATTATTAACGCACCATTCGGTCCAAAATTGGCAAAATCATATCGAAAGTGGGCCGTTTTCCTGGATCCTCGTTCATGCAAATATTGATTAATTTGGTCATATGAGATGAGATTCCTGGTTTGATACTAATTCTTAATCCTTCCAAAGCGATCCTCATGCCTACTTCCATCGGGCTTTGATCGGCAAATGGCACTTCTCTCGTAGCTAATTCCCAAAGTAAAATAGCATAACTCCACATATCAGAAGCTTCCCAATTTCTGTCAGTTATTTTTTTCTGTAGAGCTTCTGGAGACATCCAAGCAGGGTAGTAAATTCTACCTTTTTCTTGGAAGCTGAACTTGGCATCCGCCATACTAAGTCTGGCAGTCAGATCATCGTCGATCATGACATGTCGGCTGTTCAAGAAATATTCAGGCGTTGTTCTTTCCAAACTGTGTAAGAAGGCCATTCCTTTTGCAATGTCTATTGCAAAACGAAGAGCTTGTGCCGTATCTACAACAATACCTCCGCTTCCTTCATGTAGTACATTATACAATGATCCCAAAGGTAAAAGCTGACTAATAATAATTAGATGAGGAGGGCTATTGCAACAACCAATAACAGGCAATATATTTGGATGAGAAAATATACGCAGTTTTGGAAACTCTTCATTAAAGTCTCTAGATATTCTGGAAGTCACGTCTCTTACGTTAAGTATTTTAGCCACAATGTCATTATTTTGCCATCTTCCGATGTAAGTAATGCCGCTATGTGTATCAGCTATTTTCTTTTTCATTTCTAATTCTTTGATGTTAATGCCTTTATGACGAGATAAAGTCGCATCTCTAGAT
Proteins encoded in this window:
- the LOC126889518 gene encoding integrin-linked protein kinase codes for the protein MEDIFQWCKEGNALQVRVWLDEPEHDMNQGDDHGFSPLHWAAMKGYNKIVEMLLLRGARVNATNRGDDTPLHMAAAHGHREIVNMLLRQRADVNFTNEHGNSPLHYACFWNYIEIAEDLVHHGAKVAIANKYGQTALDKSKGNLAKALHDIAVESGQDLKKIKFKDQSYLGLKTRSRDATLSRHKGINIKELEMKKKIADTHSGITYIGRWQNNDIVAKILNVRDVTSRISRDFNEEFPKLRIFSHPNILPVIGCCNSPPHLIIISQLLPLGSLYNVLHEGSGGIVVDTAQALRFAIDIAKGMAFLHSLERTTPEYFLNSRHVMIDDDLTARLSMADAKFSFQEKGRIYYPAWMSPEALQKKITDRNWEASDMWSYAILLWELATREVPFADQSPMEVGMRIALEGLRISIKPGISSHMTKLINICMNEDPGKRPTFDMILPILDRMVR